In a genomic window of Venatoribacter cucullus:
- the ampD gene encoding 1,6-anhydro-N-acetylmuramyl-L-alanine amidase AmpD, whose translation MNPLPGTLSFSVTDGWLQPARHCPSPNCGPRPAGQAGEISLLVVHNISLPPGQFGGGYVQRFFCNQLNKDEHPYFADIAGLQVSSHLFIERDGAITQFVSFADRAWHAGRSCYGGRSECNDFSIGIELEGTDTLPYSDQQYNVLAALLPALRAEYPALVPSRITGHEQIAPGRKTDPGNAFDWQRLFVSLCQTRA comes from the coding sequence ATGAACCCATTACCGGGCACACTGTCTTTTTCTGTTACGGATGGCTGGTTACAGCCGGCCCGTCATTGTCCGTCGCCGAATTGCGGCCCGCGGCCAGCAGGGCAGGCGGGTGAAATCAGCCTGCTGGTGGTGCATAACATCAGCCTGCCGCCGGGGCAGTTTGGCGGCGGTTATGTGCAGAGGTTTTTCTGCAATCAGCTGAATAAGGACGAGCACCCGTATTTTGCCGACATTGCCGGCTTGCAGGTGTCCAGCCATTTATTTATTGAGCGCGATGGTGCCATTACCCAGTTTGTCAGCTTTGCTGACCGCGCCTGGCACGCCGGACGCTCATGTTACGGCGGGCGCAGCGAATGCAACGATTTTTCCATCGGCATTGAGCTGGAAGGAACCGATACGCTGCCCTACAGTGACCAGCAATACAATGTGCTGGCGGCGTTGCTGCCGGCATTAAGGGCAGAGTATCCGGCGCTGGTGCCCAGCCGTATTACCGGCCACGAACAGATTGCCCCGGGGCGTAAAACCGACCCGGGTAATGCCTTTGACTGGCAACGATTGTTTGTTTCACTGTGTCAGACACGCGCTTAA
- the ampE gene encoding regulatory signaling modulator protein AmpE, protein MKFLIVFIALLLQWKLPLPPRSVHSRSFAAWLALWQRLSFFSRLPRHVKYALLVVLPALLITAAFWYSERFVWGLLTLALEVLLLLYVLAHVGIQKHLDQYREDLRNGDTQGAYRCAGKYLAGQNVDVAEDATQLNEQVIKSLLHRWFEYFFLMVFWYMVADVGGILLAWLTVQYARASVCDERAWRYLHWLEWIPVRLLGLTFGLAGNLMRALPVWKQHLWQWQAHSADVLFEVANAAMADSDQPRQWHNAADDAEAAAKDLEEWQQLHLRSVSVWMVMIAMATIGGWLL, encoded by the coding sequence ATGAAATTTCTGATTGTGTTTATTGCCCTGCTGCTGCAGTGGAAATTACCGCTGCCACCACGCAGTGTGCACAGCCGCAGTTTTGCCGCCTGGCTGGCGCTGTGGCAGCGGCTGAGTTTTTTCAGCCGTTTACCCCGGCACGTTAAATACGCCTTGCTGGTGGTGTTACCGGCGCTGCTGATCACCGCTGCGTTCTGGTACAGCGAGCGTTTTGTCTGGGGGCTGCTTACCCTGGCGCTGGAAGTGCTGTTGCTGCTGTATGTGCTGGCGCATGTGGGCATTCAGAAACACCTCGATCAATACCGCGAAGACCTGCGCAATGGCGATACACAGGGGGCCTATCGTTGTGCCGGTAAATATCTGGCTGGGCAGAATGTGGACGTGGCTGAAGACGCCACCCAGCTGAATGAGCAGGTGATTAAATCGTTGCTGCACCGCTGGTTTGAATACTTCTTCCTGATGGTGTTCTGGTACATGGTGGCTGACGTTGGCGGCATTCTGCTGGCCTGGCTGACCGTACAATACGCCCGCGCCAGCGTTTGCGATGAACGTGCCTGGCGTTATCTGCACTGGCTGGAATGGATACCGGTACGGCTGCTGGGCCTAACCTTCGGCCTGGCCGGCAACCTGATGCGGGCACTGCCGGTCTGGAAACAACATTTATGGCAATGGCAGGCGCACAGTGCTGACGTGCTGTTTGAGGTGGCCAACGCCGCCATGGCCGACAGTGACCAGCCGCGCCAGTGGCACAATGCCGCCGACGATGCCGAAGCCGCCGCCAAAGACCTGGAAGAATGGCAGCAGCTGCACCTGCGTTCGGTATCGGTGTGGATGGTGATGATCGCCATGGCCACCATCGGTGGCTGGTTGTTGTAA
- a CDS encoding pilin codes for MQTQKGFSLIELMIVIAIIGILASVAVPQYQNYVLRTDATNTLSVARPLQLALGEFAARYSRLPNTIAELDDYTGIDAATPATHAAGKIASITMVPVTQAANGTGSYFRLQFATVNDGVPAQLAGSSYELFPTINSNGVVVWETRVGSGTTPVDAKFLPRTN; via the coding sequence ATGCAAACTCAAAAGGGTTTCAGCTTAATTGAATTGATGATCGTTATTGCGATCATCGGTATTCTGGCTTCTGTAGCCGTACCGCAGTACCAGAACTACGTTCTGCGTACCGATGCCACCAACACTCTGTCAGTAGCTCGTCCGCTGCAGCTGGCTCTGGGTGAATTTGCTGCACGTTATTCACGCCTGCCAAACACTATTGCAGAACTGGATGACTACACCGGTATTGATGCGGCAACACCAGCTACTCACGCTGCAGGTAAAATTGCTTCCATCACCATGGTTCCTGTAACACAAGCAGCTAACGGTACTGGTTCTTACTTCCGTCTTCAGTTTGCCACTGTGAATGATGGTGTTCCTGCTCAATTAGCTGGTTCATCATACGAATTGTTCCCAACCATTAACAGCAATGGCGTTGTTGTATGGGAAACTCGCGTTGGTTCTGGTACTACTCCGGTTGATGCGAAATTCCTGCCACGTACTAACTAA
- the nadC gene encoding carboxylating nicotinate-nucleotide diphosphorylase: MDLRQHTNDIITAVRIALQEDIGSGDITAQLIPASQQARARIITRERAIIAGVAWVNEVFRQVDPTVQVVWRVREGEWVRPDQVLFELRGPARSLLTGERCALNFLQTLSGTATRCRHYADRVAGTGVKLLDTRKTIPGLRIAQKYAVAVGGCYNHRIGLYDAFLIKENHIMAAGGIAAAVQQAHQIAPGKPVEVEVETVAQLDEAINAGADIVMLDNFSPTAMTAAVAHSRQRNPQVKLEASGGITNDTLLPYAHTGVDYISIGALTKDCKAIDLSMRLV; the protein is encoded by the coding sequence ATGGATCTGCGTCAGCACACCAATGACATCATCACCGCCGTTCGCATTGCTCTGCAGGAAGACATCGGCAGTGGCGATATTACCGCGCAGCTGATTCCCGCCAGCCAGCAGGCCCGCGCCCGCATTATTACCCGCGAGCGCGCCATTATTGCCGGCGTTGCCTGGGTGAATGAGGTATTCCGCCAGGTTGACCCCACCGTACAGGTGGTATGGCGCGTACGCGAAGGCGAATGGGTTCGCCCCGATCAGGTGCTGTTTGAACTGCGTGGCCCGGCCCGTTCTTTATTAACCGGCGAACGCTGCGCGCTGAATTTCCTGCAAACCCTGTCCGGCACCGCCACCCGCTGCCGCCACTACGCCGACCGCGTTGCCGGCACCGGGGTAAAATTACTGGATACCCGCAAAACCATCCCCGGCCTGCGCATCGCACAGAAATACGCCGTGGCCGTCGGCGGTTGCTACAACCACCGCATCGGCCTGTACGACGCCTTTTTGATTAAAGAAAACCACATTATGGCCGCTGGCGGCATTGCCGCAGCGGTGCAGCAGGCCCACCAGATTGCCCCCGGCAAACCGGTAGAAGTAGAAGTAGAAACCGTCGCGCAACTGGACGAAGCCATAAACGCCGGCGCCGACATTGTGATGCTGGACAACTTCAGCCCCACCGCCATGACCGCCGCCGTCGCCCACAGCCGCCAGCGCAACCCGCAGGTAAAACTGGAAGCCTCCGGCGGCATTACCAACGACACCCTGCTGCCCTACGCCCACACCGGGGTGGATTACATCTCCATTGGCGCGTTAACCAAAGACTGCAAAGCCATCGACCTGTCGATGCGTTTGGTCTGA
- a CDS encoding alanine/glycine:cation symporter family protein encodes MLEALKTVNGWVWGTPMLLLIGLTGLYLTLGLKAYPVRHIGPGFALLWKNRKGHGDGDISGFNALMTAMAATVGTGNIAGVATAIASGGPGALFWMWMIAMVGMATKYSEAVLAVHFREKNANGNFVGGPMYYIRNGLGPKFRWLALMFAFFGMLAGFGIGNGVQSHSVADVLHSNFAVPTWLTGIVIAVLVGLVLLGGIRRIATVAGKIVPFMALAYVVSGVILLIIFADRIPQAIELIIYHAFNPTAAVGGFAGAAVWAAIRFGVARGVFSNEAGLGSAPIAHAAAQTRDPVRQGSIAMLGTFIDTIIICTITGLVIVASGAWQLCAPELAECVPGKGLSGAPLTAMAFSLGLPAYGNIIVSLGLAVFAFTTIIGWSFYGEKCTEYLFGVKSVPVFRLIWVLAIPIGATRELDVAWLLADTLNAMMALPNLLALLLLSPVVFKLTRSYLTHGSASAHQ; translated from the coding sequence ATGCTGGAAGCACTGAAAACCGTTAACGGCTGGGTATGGGGCACGCCCATGCTGTTGCTGATTGGCCTGACCGGGTTGTATCTGACGCTGGGCCTGAAAGCCTACCCGGTGCGGCATATCGGGCCGGGGTTTGCCCTGCTGTGGAAAAACCGCAAAGGCCATGGCGACGGCGACATTTCTGGTTTTAACGCCTTAATGACCGCCATGGCTGCCACCGTTGGCACCGGCAATATTGCCGGCGTGGCCACTGCCATCGCCTCCGGCGGCCCAGGTGCGCTGTTCTGGATGTGGATGATTGCCATGGTCGGCATGGCCACCAAATACAGCGAAGCGGTACTGGCGGTGCATTTCCGCGAAAAAAATGCCAACGGCAACTTCGTTGGCGGCCCCATGTATTACATCCGCAACGGGCTGGGGCCAAAATTCCGCTGGCTGGCCTTAATGTTTGCCTTCTTTGGCATGCTGGCCGGCTTCGGCATTGGCAACGGTGTGCAGTCACACTCGGTGGCCGATGTACTGCACTCTAACTTTGCCGTGCCCACCTGGCTGACCGGCATCGTTATCGCCGTACTGGTCGGACTGGTGCTGCTGGGCGGCATCCGCCGCATTGCCACGGTGGCCGGTAAAATTGTGCCCTTTATGGCGCTGGCGTATGTGGTCAGCGGCGTCATCCTGCTGATTATCTTCGCCGATCGAATTCCACAGGCTATTGAACTGATCATCTACCACGCCTTTAACCCGACCGCTGCGGTGGGTGGCTTTGCCGGCGCCGCCGTGTGGGCCGCCATCCGCTTTGGCGTGGCGCGCGGCGTCTTTTCCAACGAAGCCGGCCTTGGCAGCGCCCCCATCGCCCACGCCGCCGCCCAAACCCGCGACCCGGTGCGCCAAGGCAGCATCGCCATGCTCGGCACCTTTATCGACACCATCATTATCTGCACCATCACCGGGCTGGTGATTGTCGCCTCCGGCGCCTGGCAACTGTGCGCTCCCGAACTGGCCGAATGTGTGCCCGGCAAAGGCCTCAGCGGCGCGCCATTAACGGCCATGGCCTTCAGCCTGGGCCTGCCCGCCTACGGCAATATTATTGTTAGCCTGGGGCTGGCGGTGTTTGCGTTCACCACCATTATTGGCTGGTCGTTTTACGGTGAGAAATGCACCGAATACCTGTTCGGTGTAAAATCCGTACCCGTTTTCCGGCTGATCTGGGTGCTGGCCATTCCCATCGGTGCCACCCGCGAACTGGACGTCGCCTGGCTGCTGGCCGACACCCTCAACGCCATGATGGCGCTGCCAAACTTACTGGCGCTGCTGTTACTCAGCCCGGTTGTATTCAAATTAACCCGGAGTTACCTCACCCATGGATCTGCGTCAGCACACCAATGA